The following coding sequences are from one Pseudomonas oryzae window:
- a CDS encoding GNAT family N-acetyltransferase — protein sequence MQIQLVPASAAQLPLVRNLYQFYAYDSSDWEAEDVETDGRFYIHEAHLARYWQDPGWSAQLILADGFIAGFLLIERCELPGIDAAEFADLFILRKYRRQGIGRALVEQLMGDGAPWVVRFYRQDAQACAFWQALLAQLPLRAVPILPADGEDALLSYLINPPTH from the coding sequence ATGCAGATCCAGCTCGTCCCCGCCAGCGCCGCGCAACTGCCGCTGGTGCGCAACCTCTACCAATTCTACGCCTACGACTCGTCGGACTGGGAAGCCGAGGACGTCGAGACCGACGGGCGCTTCTACATCCACGAAGCGCACCTCGCGCGCTACTGGCAGGATCCGGGCTGGAGCGCCCAGCTGATCCTTGCCGACGGCTTCATCGCCGGCTTCCTGCTGATCGAGCGCTGCGAGCTGCCGGGCATCGACGCCGCCGAGTTCGCCGACCTGTTCATCCTGCGCAAATACCGCCGCCAGGGCATCGGCCGCGCGCTGGTGGAGCAGCTGATGGGCGATGGCGCGCCCTGGGTGGTGCGCTTCTACCGCCAGGACGCCCAGGCCTGCGCGTTCTGGCAGGCCCTGCTGGCGCAGCTGCCGCTGCGCGCCGTGCCGATCCTCCCGGCTGACGGCGAGGACGCGCTGCTCAGCTACCTGATCAACCCGCCAACCCACTGA
- a CDS encoding PilZ domain-containing protein — translation MSAYPHERRRFQRIPFAAEVLLLQGQRRWQARLHDLSLNGLLVSRPDGWEALADAPLHACLELGPGVEVSMQVAIAHQRDDLLGFHCREIDLDSLTHLRRLLELNLGSSGLLERELGTLMQA, via the coding sequence ATGTCCGCCTACCCTCACGAGCGCCGACGTTTCCAGCGCATTCCCTTCGCCGCGGAGGTCCTGCTGCTGCAAGGTCAGCGGCGCTGGCAGGCGCGCCTGCATGACCTGTCCCTCAACGGCCTGCTGGTCAGCCGGCCGGACGGCTGGGAAGCGCTGGCCGATGCGCCGCTGCACGCCTGCCTCGAGCTCGGGCCCGGCGTCGAGGTGTCCATGCAGGTGGCGATCGCCCACCAGCGGGATGACCTGCTCGGCTTCCATTGCCGCGAGATCGATCTCGACTCGCTCACCCACCTGCGCCGGCTGCTCGAGCTGAACCTGGGCAGCAGCGGCCTGCTGGAGCGCGAACTGGGCACCCTGATGCAGGCCTGA
- the yjiA gene encoding GTPase, which produces MSQAPIPVIVLTGFLGAGKTTLLRHMLQAEHGLRLAVIENEYGATPIDGQLLGSAPVELLTLANGCVCCSIHVELEKALYLLLERLDSGELAFDRLVIECTGLADPAPVAQTFFADEELCSRYMLDGILTLVDAANAERHLQEAIAQAQVGFADRILLSKTDLVDDASVEALRQRLARINRRAPIRTVEHGRIELAELLDIRGFNLDAAVAPTQGPRPLLPAAPKDRIATLVLGSERALDMQRLSAFMEDLLERHGNALLRYKGVLNVAGEERRLVFQGVLRLYGFDWDAAWGADEPRASVLVFIGDNLPEAEIRAGFAAVQV; this is translated from the coding sequence ATGTCGCAAGCCCCCATCCCGGTCATCGTGCTGACCGGCTTTCTCGGCGCCGGCAAGACCACCCTGCTGCGCCATATGCTGCAGGCCGAGCACGGCCTCAGGCTCGCGGTGATCGAGAACGAGTACGGCGCGACGCCGATCGACGGCCAGTTGCTCGGCAGCGCGCCGGTCGAGCTGCTGACCCTGGCCAACGGCTGCGTCTGCTGCTCGATCCACGTCGAACTGGAGAAGGCGCTGTACCTGCTGCTCGAGCGGCTGGACAGCGGCGAGCTGGCCTTCGACCGCCTGGTCATCGAGTGCACCGGCCTGGCCGATCCGGCGCCGGTGGCGCAGACCTTCTTCGCCGACGAGGAGCTGTGCAGCCGCTACATGCTGGACGGCATCCTCACCCTGGTCGACGCCGCCAACGCCGAGCGCCACCTGCAGGAAGCCATCGCCCAGGCTCAGGTCGGCTTCGCCGACCGCATCCTGCTGAGCAAGACCGATCTGGTCGATGACGCGAGCGTCGAGGCGCTGCGCCAGCGTCTGGCGCGGATCAACCGCCGCGCGCCGATCCGCACCGTCGAGCACGGCCGCATCGAGCTGGCCGAGCTGCTCGACATCCGCGGCTTCAACCTCGACGCCGCCGTCGCCCCGACGCAGGGCCCGCGTCCGCTGCTGCCGGCGGCGCCCAAGGACCGCATCGCCACCCTAGTGCTCGGCAGCGAGCGGGCGCTGGATATGCAGCGCCTCAGCGCCTTCATGGAGGACCTGCTGGAGCGCCACGGCAACGCGCTGCTGCGCTACAAGGGCGTGCTCAACGTGGCCGGCGAGGAACGCCGCCTGGTGTTCCAGGGCGTGCTGCGCCTGTACGGCTTCGACTGGGACGCCGCGTGGGGCGCGGACGAGCCGCGCGCAAGCGTGCTGGTGTTCATCGGCGACAACCTGCCGGAGGCGGAGATCCGCGCCGGCTTTGCCGCGGTGCAGGTCTGA
- a CDS encoding NCS2 family permease: protein MLERLFHLQAHHTTVRTELLAGLTTFLTMAYVLFVNPSILAKTGMDQGAVFVATCLAAALGSLVMGLLANYPIALAPGMGLNAFFTYTVVLTMGYTWQVALGAVFLSGLLFFALSIFRIREWIIHSIPLPLRTAISAGIGLFLALIALKNTGIVVDHPATLVALGDLGQPGPLLAGLGFLLIVALVHHRVTGAVMIGILAVTGVSLALGLTELDGVVAAPPSLMPTLLQLDIAGALDVGLVSVIFAFLFVDLFDTSGTLIGVAQKAGLVGPDGRLPRLGRALLADSTATMAGAALGTSTTTSFIESAAGISAGGRTGLTACVVAVLFLTSLFFSPLAAAVPDYATAPALFFVAVLMTGGLADIAWDDLSEAAPVVIAALSMPLTFSIANGIALGFISWTAIKLCCGRARELNSAMWVLSVLFIVKLGFFA from the coding sequence ATGCTGGAAAGACTGTTCCACCTGCAGGCCCACCACACCACGGTGCGCACCGAGCTTCTCGCCGGCCTGACCACCTTCCTGACCATGGCCTACGTGCTGTTCGTCAACCCGAGCATCCTCGCCAAGACCGGCATGGACCAGGGCGCGGTGTTCGTCGCCACCTGCCTGGCCGCCGCGCTCGGCTCGCTGGTCATGGGCCTGCTGGCCAACTACCCGATCGCCCTCGCTCCCGGCATGGGCCTCAACGCCTTCTTCACCTACACCGTGGTGCTGACCATGGGCTACACGTGGCAGGTGGCGCTCGGCGCGGTGTTCCTCTCCGGCCTGCTGTTCTTCGCCCTGTCGATCTTCCGCATCCGCGAGTGGATCATCCACAGCATCCCGCTGCCACTGCGCACCGCGATCAGCGCCGGCATCGGCCTGTTCCTCGCGCTGATCGCCCTGAAGAACACCGGCATCGTCGTCGATCACCCGGCCACCCTGGTGGCGCTCGGCGACCTCGGCCAGCCCGGCCCGCTGCTCGCCGGCCTGGGCTTCCTGCTGATCGTCGCCCTGGTCCACCACCGCGTCACCGGCGCGGTGATGATCGGCATCCTCGCCGTCACCGGCGTGTCGCTGGCCCTCGGCCTGACCGAGCTGGACGGCGTGGTGGCGGCGCCGCCGAGCCTGATGCCGACCCTGCTGCAGCTGGACATCGCCGGCGCGCTGGACGTCGGCCTGGTCAGCGTGATCTTCGCCTTCCTGTTCGTCGACCTGTTCGACACCTCCGGCACCCTGATCGGCGTGGCGCAGAAGGCCGGCCTGGTCGGCCCCGACGGCCGCCTGCCGCGCCTGGGCCGCGCCCTGCTGGCCGACAGCACGGCGACCATGGCCGGCGCCGCGCTGGGCACCTCGACCACCACCAGCTTCATCGAGTCGGCCGCCGGCATCAGCGCCGGCGGGCGCACCGGGCTGACCGCCTGCGTGGTCGCCGTGCTGTTCCTGACCAGCCTGTTCTTCTCGCCGCTGGCCGCCGCGGTGCCCGACTACGCCACCGCCCCGGCGCTGTTCTTCGTCGCCGTGCTGATGACCGGCGGGCTGGCCGACATCGCCTGGGACGACCTCAGCGAGGCCGCGCCGGTGGTGATCGCCGCCCTCAGCATGCCGCTGACCTTTTCCATCGCCAACGGCATCGCCCTGGGCTTCATCAGCTGGACCGCGATCAAGCTGTGCTGCGGCCGCGCCCGCGAGCTGAACAGCGCCATGTGGGTGCTGTCCGTGCTGTTCATCGTCAAGCTGGGCTTCTTCGCCTGA
- a CDS encoding YdcH family protein, with the protein MPHARHPLHREFPEHQEQLRTLLASDSHFGQLAERYEALDKRIYAVEDGREPLDDTALQTLKNQRVTLTEQIAERLRQARNGG; encoded by the coding sequence ATGCCCCACGCACGTCATCCACTGCACCGCGAGTTCCCCGAACACCAGGAGCAGTTGCGCACGCTGCTGGCCAGCGACAGCCATTTCGGCCAGCTGGCCGAACGCTACGAGGCTCTGGACAAGCGCATCTACGCCGTCGAGGACGGCCGCGAGCCGCTCGACGACACAGCCCTGCAGACCCTGAAGAACCAGCGAGTGACCCTCACCGAGCAGATCGCCGAACGCCTGCGCCAGGCCCGCAACGGCGGCTGA
- the mscL gene encoding large-conductance mechanosensitive channel protein MscL: MSLLQEFKAFAVKGNMIDMAVGIIIGAAFGKIVSSLVGDVIMPPLGILIGGVDFSDLAITLKAAEGDLPAVVLSYGKFIQTIIDFTIIAFAIFIGIKAINRLKREEEAAPAAPPAPTKDQELLTEIRDLLKAQQNK, from the coding sequence ATGAGCCTGCTGCAAGAATTCAAGGCCTTCGCCGTCAAGGGCAACATGATCGACATGGCGGTCGGCATCATCATCGGCGCCGCCTTCGGCAAGATCGTCTCCTCGCTGGTCGGCGACGTGATCATGCCGCCGCTGGGCATCCTGATCGGCGGGGTCGACTTCTCCGACCTGGCGATCACCCTCAAGGCCGCCGAGGGCGATCTCCCTGCGGTGGTGCTGTCCTACGGCAAGTTCATCCAGACCATCATCGATTTCACCATCATCGCCTTCGCCATCTTCATCGGCATCAAGGCGATCAACCGGCTCAAGCGCGAGGAGGAAGCCGCCCCGGCCGCGCCGCCGGCGCCGACCAAGGACCAGGAGCTGCTCACCGAGATCCGCGACCTGCTCAAGGCACAGCAGAACAAGTAG
- the glyA gene encoding serine hydroxymethyltransferase gives MFSRDLTIARYDADLFAAMEQEAQRQEEHIELIASENYTSPAVMEAQGSVLTNKYAEGYPGKRYYGGCEYVDVVEQLAIDRAKQLFGADYANVQPHAGSQANAAVFQALVKPGDTVLGMSLAHGGHLTHGASVNFSGKIYNAVQYGLNPETGLIDYDEVERLAVEHQPKMIIAGFSAYSQVLDFARFREIADKVGAYLFVDMAHVAGLVAAGVYPNPVPFADVVTTTTHKTLRGPRGGLILARANEEIEKKLNSAVFPGGQGGPLMHVIAAKAVCFKEALSDEFKAYQQQVVKNAQAMAQVFIERGFDVVSGGTQNHLFLLSLIKQDITGKDADAALGRAYITVNKNAVPNDPRSPFVTSGLRIGTPAVTTRGFQEAECRELAGWICDILQNMGDESVVDAVREKVKAICAKLPVYGK, from the coding sequence ATGTTCAGCCGTGATTTGACCATCGCCCGCTACGATGCCGACCTGTTCGCCGCCATGGAGCAAGAAGCCCAGCGCCAGGAAGAGCACATCGAGCTGATCGCTTCCGAGAACTACACCAGCCCGGCGGTGATGGAAGCCCAGGGCAGCGTGCTGACCAACAAGTACGCCGAAGGCTACCCGGGCAAGCGCTACTACGGCGGTTGCGAATACGTCGACGTGGTCGAGCAGCTGGCCATCGACCGCGCCAAGCAGCTGTTCGGCGCCGACTACGCCAACGTCCAGCCGCACGCCGGCTCCCAGGCCAACGCCGCGGTGTTCCAGGCGCTGGTCAAGCCGGGCGACACCGTGCTGGGCATGAGCCTGGCCCACGGCGGCCACCTGACCCACGGCGCCAGCGTCAACTTCTCCGGCAAGATCTACAACGCCGTGCAGTACGGCCTGAACCCGGAAACCGGCCTGATCGACTACGACGAGGTCGAGCGCCTGGCCGTCGAGCACCAGCCGAAGATGATCATCGCCGGCTTCTCCGCCTACTCGCAGGTGCTGGACTTCGCCCGCTTCCGCGAGATCGCCGACAAGGTCGGTGCCTACCTGTTCGTCGACATGGCCCACGTGGCCGGTCTGGTCGCCGCCGGCGTCTACCCGAACCCGGTGCCGTTCGCCGACGTGGTCACCACCACCACCCACAAGACCCTGCGCGGCCCGCGCGGCGGCCTGATCCTGGCCCGCGCCAACGAAGAGATCGAGAAGAAGCTGAACTCCGCCGTGTTCCCGGGCGGCCAGGGCGGCCCGCTGATGCACGTGATCGCCGCCAAGGCGGTGTGCTTCAAGGAAGCCCTCTCCGACGAGTTCAAGGCCTACCAGCAGCAGGTGGTGAAGAACGCCCAGGCCATGGCCCAGGTATTCATCGAGCGCGGCTTCGACGTGGTTTCCGGCGGCACCCAGAACCACCTGTTCCTGCTCAGCCTGATCAAGCAGGACATCACCGGCAAGGATGCGGACGCCGCCCTGGGCCGCGCCTACATCACCGTGAACAAGAACGCCGTGCCGAACGACCCGCGTTCGCCGTTCGTCACCTCCGGCCTGCGCATCGGCACCCCGGCGGTGACCACCCGCGGCTTCCAGGAAGCCGAGTGCCGCGAGCTGGCCGGCTGGATCTGCGACATCCTGCAGAACATGGGCGACGAGTCCGTGGTCGACGCCGTGCGCGAAAAGGTCAAGGCCATCTGCGCCAAGCTGCCGGTGTACGGCAAGTAA
- a CDS encoding methyltransferase, which translates to MPLFVSPFAQLDLLRQPEQRQDPLQAFDAADEYLLQHLHEQGLAQGSRVLLLNDGFGALACALASHASVTSSGDSFLGALALHKNLARNGLAADAVRFVPASQAAQGPFDWVLIRVPKTLALLEEQLIRLHGQLAPDAKVVAAGMVKHLPRAAGDLLEQYLGPVQASLAVKKARLLLCSPEARPAPVSPYPTRYRLDQPRLELVNHANLFCREGLDIGTRAFLPHLPSGLGRARVADLGCGNGVLAIASALANPEAEYLLVDESFMAVQSAEANWRAALGERPVEVRAADGLAGQPPASLDLVLCNPPFHQQQVVGDFLAWRMFQQAHAALGRGGELWIVGNRHLGYHAKLKRLFREVSQVGANPKFVILRARKG; encoded by the coding sequence ATGCCCCTGTTCGTCTCCCCCTTCGCCCAACTCGACCTGCTGCGCCAGCCCGAGCAGCGCCAGGACCCGCTGCAGGCCTTCGACGCCGCCGACGAGTACCTGCTGCAGCATCTGCACGAGCAGGGCCTGGCCCAAGGCAGCCGGGTGCTGCTGCTCAACGACGGCTTCGGCGCCCTCGCCTGCGCCCTGGCCAGCCACGCCAGCGTGACCAGCAGCGGCGACTCCTTCCTCGGCGCCCTCGCCTTGCACAAGAACCTCGCGCGCAACGGCCTGGCGGCGGACGCGGTGCGCTTCGTGCCGGCCAGCCAGGCGGCGCAGGGGCCGTTCGACTGGGTGCTGATCCGCGTGCCCAAGACCCTCGCCCTGCTCGAGGAGCAGCTGATCCGCCTGCACGGCCAGCTCGCTCCGGACGCCAAGGTGGTGGCCGCCGGCATGGTCAAGCACCTGCCACGCGCCGCCGGCGACCTGCTGGAGCAGTACCTCGGCCCGGTGCAGGCTTCGCTGGCGGTGAAGAAGGCGCGCCTGCTGCTGTGCAGCCCGGAGGCCCGGCCGGCCCCCGTGTCGCCCTACCCGACCCGCTACCGCCTGGACCAGCCGCGCCTGGAGCTGGTCAACCACGCCAACCTGTTCTGCCGCGAGGGCCTGGACATCGGCACCCGCGCCTTCCTGCCGCACCTGCCGAGCGGTCTCGGCCGCGCGCGGGTGGCCGATCTCGGCTGCGGCAACGGCGTGCTGGCCATCGCCAGCGCCCTGGCCAATCCCGAGGCCGAGTACCTGCTGGTCGACGAGTCGTTCATGGCCGTGCAGTCCGCCGAAGCGAACTGGCGCGCCGCGCTGGGCGAGCGGCCGGTGGAAGTGCGTGCCGCCGACGGCCTGGCCGGGCAGCCGCCGGCCTCGCTGGATCTGGTGCTGTGCAACCCGCCGTTCCACCAGCAGCAGGTGGTCGGCGACTTCCTCGCCTGGCGCATGTTCCAGCAGGCCCACGCCGCCCTGGGGCGCGGCGGCGAACTGTGGATCGTCGGCAACCGCCACCTCGGCTACCACGCCAAGCTCAAGCGCCTGTTCCGCGAGGTGAGCCAGGTCGGCGCCAACCCGAAGTTCGTCATCCTGCGCGCACGCAAGGGCTGA
- the radA gene encoding DNA repair protein RadA codes for MAKAKRMYGCSECGATFPKWAGQCAECGAWNTLIETVLEGAATPSGRGGWAGQQANVKTLAEVSVEETPRFSTASSELDRVLGGGLVDGSVVLIGGDPGIGKSTILLQTLCRIAERMPALYVTGEESQQQVAMRARRLGLPEDKLKVMTETNIESIIATARQEKPRVMVIDSIQTIFTEQLQSAPGGVAQVRESAALLVRFAKQSGTAVFLVGHVTKEGALAGPRVLEHMVDTVLYFEGESDGRLRLLRAVKNRFGAVNELGVFAMTDRGLKEVSNPSAIFLTRAQEEVPGSVVMATWEGSRPMLVEVQALVDTSHMANPRRVTLGLDPNRLAMLLAVLHRHGSIPTYDQDVFLNVVGGVKVLETASDLALLAAVISSLRNRPLPHDLLVFGEIGLSGEIRPVPSGQERLKEAAKHGFKRAIVPKGNAPKEAPPGLQVVAVTRLEQALDALFE; via the coding sequence ATGGCCAAGGCCAAGCGCATGTACGGCTGCAGCGAGTGCGGCGCGACCTTCCCCAAGTGGGCCGGGCAGTGCGCCGAGTGCGGGGCGTGGAACACCCTGATCGAGACCGTGCTGGAGGGCGCGGCGACGCCTTCCGGGCGCGGCGGCTGGGCCGGCCAGCAAGCCAACGTGAAGACCCTGGCCGAGGTCAGCGTCGAGGAGACGCCGCGCTTCTCCACCGCCTCCAGCGAGCTGGACCGGGTGCTCGGCGGCGGCCTGGTCGATGGCTCTGTGGTGCTGATCGGCGGCGACCCGGGGATCGGCAAGTCGACCATCCTGCTGCAGACCCTGTGCCGCATCGCCGAGCGCATGCCGGCTCTGTACGTCACCGGCGAGGAGTCGCAGCAGCAGGTGGCGATGCGCGCGCGGCGCCTCGGCCTGCCCGAGGACAAGCTCAAGGTGATGACCGAGACCAACATCGAGTCGATCATCGCCACCGCGCGCCAGGAGAAGCCGCGGGTGATGGTGATCGACTCGATCCAGACCATCTTCACCGAGCAGCTGCAGTCGGCGCCCGGCGGCGTCGCCCAGGTGCGCGAGAGCGCGGCGCTCCTGGTACGCTTCGCCAAGCAGAGCGGCACCGCGGTGTTCCTGGTCGGCCACGTCACCAAGGAGGGCGCGCTGGCCGGCCCCAGGGTGCTCGAGCACATGGTCGACACCGTGCTGTATTTCGAGGGCGAGTCGGACGGCCGCCTGCGTCTGCTGCGCGCGGTGAAGAACCGCTTCGGCGCGGTCAACGAGCTGGGCGTGTTCGCCATGACCGACCGCGGCCTCAAGGAGGTCAGCAACCCCTCGGCGATCTTCCTCACCCGCGCCCAGGAGGAGGTGCCGGGCAGCGTGGTGATGGCCACCTGGGAGGGCTCGCGGCCGATGCTGGTGGAGGTGCAGGCGCTGGTCGACACCAGCCACATGGCCAACCCGCGGCGCGTGACCCTCGGCCTCGATCCCAACCGCCTGGCCATGCTGCTCGCCGTGCTGCACCGCCACGGCAGCATCCCCACCTACGACCAGGACGTGTTCCTCAACGTGGTCGGCGGGGTCAAGGTGCTGGAGACCGCCTCCGACCTGGCGCTGCTCGCCGCGGTGATCTCCAGCCTGCGCAACCGCCCGCTGCCGCACGACCTGCTGGTGTTCGGCGAGATCGGCCTGTCCGGTGAGATCCGTCCGGTGCCCAGCGGCCAGGAGCGCCTCAAGGAGGCCGCCAAGCACGGCTTCAAGCGCGCCATCGTGCCCAAGGGCAACGCGCCCAAGGAGGCGCCGCCCGGATTGCAGGTGGTGGCGGTGACGCGCCTGGAGCAGGCGCTGGATGCGCTGTTCGAGTGA
- a CDS encoding ferredoxin--NADP reductase, producing MTASAEKFTRQRLLEVWRWSPSLFSLRCTRDAGFRFRAGQFARLGVRKAGGGIVWRAYSMVSAPHDEFLEFFSIEVPDGEFTSELRQLAPGDELLVERQPYGYLTLDRFADGRELWLLASGTGVAPFLSILQDPEVWQRFERIVLAYSVRSASELAYQALIADLPRREWLEGAADKLVYLPVVTREQVPGCLQARLTALLDSGELERGAGLAISPEHSRLMLCGNPAMVEELHARLKLRGLQLSLSRRPGQLALENYW from the coding sequence ATGACGGCGAGCGCCGAGAAGTTCACCCGTCAGCGCCTGCTCGAGGTGTGGCGCTGGTCGCCGAGCCTGTTCAGCCTGCGCTGCACCCGCGATGCGGGCTTCCGCTTCCGCGCCGGGCAGTTCGCCCGCCTCGGCGTGCGCAAGGCCGGTGGCGGCATCGTCTGGCGTGCCTACTCGATGGTCTCGGCGCCGCACGACGAGTTCCTCGAGTTCTTCTCCATCGAGGTGCCGGACGGCGAGTTCACCAGCGAACTGCGCCAGCTCGCTCCGGGCGACGAGCTGCTGGTGGAGCGCCAGCCCTACGGCTACCTCACCCTCGACCGCTTCGCCGACGGTCGCGAGCTGTGGCTGCTGGCCAGCGGCACCGGGGTGGCGCCGTTCCTGTCGATCCTCCAGGACCCCGAGGTGTGGCAGCGCTTCGAGCGCATCGTGCTGGCCTACAGCGTGCGCAGCGCGTCCGAGCTGGCCTACCAGGCGCTGATCGCCGATCTGCCGCGGCGCGAGTGGCTGGAGGGCGCGGCCGACAAGCTGGTCTATCTGCCGGTGGTGACCCGCGAGCAGGTGCCCGGCTGCCTGCAGGCGCGGCTCACCGCGCTGCTCGACAGCGGCGAACTGGAGCGCGGCGCAGGATTGGCGATCAGCCCCGAGCACTCGCGGCTGATGCTCTGCGGCAACCCGGCGATGGTCGAGGAGCTGCACGCGCGTCTCAAGCTGCGCGGCCTGCAGCTCAGCCTGAGCCGGCGGCCGGGGCAACTGGCGCTGGAGAACTACTGGTGA
- a CDS encoding TerC family protein has protein sequence MEWIADPTAWMGLLTLIVLEIVLGIDNLVFIAILADKLPPHLRDRARLIGLALALLMRLGLLASMAWLVTLTAPLFEVFGQSFSGRDLIMLFGGVFLLFKATMELHERLEGHVQHSGGSRSYAQFWPVVAQIVVLDAVFSLDAVITAVGMVEQLSVMMVAVMISIGLMMVASKPLTAFVNARPTVIMLCLGFLMMIGFSLTAEGLGFHIPKGYLYAAIGFSILIELFNQLARHRRKRSLQGARSHRERTAHAVLRLLGGKPVAADEVGEEIADLLDGGEAGEPAAFDRRERVMISGVLHLAERSIRTAMTERHAVDHIDLDADREAVHQALLESPHSRLLVLRAGAVDEPLGYVHKKELLRELLRGAQPDIEGLLRAPLNLPDSCTVLGALEQMREAQAHVAFVVNEFGAFQGLLTLTDILEAIAGELPDASEVAGPDIEPCAEGYKVSGAINLSLLRERLGFQARPTEDYQTLAGLALSLLDRLPAIGDALEFAGWQLRVIEVRERRVSRLLLKPPAQMA, from the coding sequence ATGGAATGGATCGCCGATCCGACGGCGTGGATGGGTCTGTTGACCCTGATCGTCCTGGAAATCGTGCTGGGTATCGACAACCTGGTGTTCATCGCCATCCTCGCCGACAAGCTGCCACCGCACCTGCGCGACCGCGCGCGGCTGATCGGCCTGGCGCTGGCGCTGCTGATGCGCCTCGGCCTGCTGGCCAGCATGGCCTGGCTGGTCACCCTCACCGCGCCGCTGTTCGAGGTGTTCGGCCAGAGCTTCTCCGGGCGTGACCTGATCATGCTGTTCGGCGGCGTGTTCCTGCTGTTCAAGGCCACCATGGAGCTGCACGAGCGCCTCGAGGGCCACGTCCAGCACAGCGGCGGCAGCCGCAGCTATGCGCAGTTCTGGCCGGTGGTGGCGCAGATCGTGGTGCTCGATGCGGTGTTCTCCCTGGATGCGGTGATCACCGCGGTGGGCATGGTCGAGCAGTTGTCGGTGATGATGGTCGCGGTGATGATCTCCATCGGCCTGATGATGGTGGCCAGCAAGCCGCTGACCGCCTTCGTCAACGCGCGGCCGACGGTGATCATGCTGTGCCTGGGCTTCCTGATGATGATCGGCTTCAGCCTGACCGCCGAGGGCCTGGGCTTCCACATTCCCAAGGGCTACCTGTACGCGGCCATCGGCTTCTCGATCCTCATCGAGCTGTTCAACCAGCTGGCCCGCCACCGCCGCAAGCGCAGCCTGCAGGGCGCGCGCAGCCATCGCGAGCGCACCGCCCACGCCGTGCTGCGCCTGCTCGGCGGCAAGCCGGTGGCTGCCGACGAGGTCGGCGAGGAAATCGCCGATCTGCTTGACGGGGGCGAAGCCGGCGAGCCGGCGGCCTTCGACCGCCGCGAACGGGTGATGATCAGCGGGGTGCTGCACCTGGCCGAGCGCTCGATCCGCACGGCGATGACCGAGCGCCACGCGGTCGACCACATCGACCTCGACGCCGACCGCGAGGCGGTCCACCAGGCCCTGCTCGAGTCGCCGCACTCGCGCCTGCTGGTGCTGCGCGCTGGCGCTGTGGACGAGCCGCTCGGCTACGTGCACAAGAAGGAGCTGCTTCGGGAACTGCTGCGCGGCGCGCAGCCGGACATCGAGGGCCTGCTGCGCGCGCCGCTCAACCTGCCGGACAGCTGCACGGTGCTCGGCGCCCTGGAGCAGATGCGCGAGGCCCAGGCCCACGTGGCCTTCGTGGTCAACGAGTTCGGCGCCTTCCAGGGCCTCTTGACCCTCACCGACATCCTCGAGGCCATCGCCGGCGAGCTGCCGGACGCCAGCGAGGTGGCGGGGCCGGACATCGAGCCGTGTGCTGAGGGCTACAAGGTCAGCGGCGCCATCAACCTCAGCCTGCTGCGCGAGCGCCTGGGCTTCCAGGCGCGGCCGACCGAGGACTACCAGACCCTCGCCGGCCTGGCGCTGAGCCTGCTCGACCGCCTGCCGGCGATCGGCGACGCGCTGGAGTTCGCCGGCTGGCAGCTGCGGGTGATCGAGGTGCGGGAGCGCCGGGTGAGTCGCCTGCTGCTCAAGCCGCCGGCCCAGATGGCGTGA